One Jannaschia sp. GRR-S6-38 genomic window carries:
- a CDS encoding TRAP transporter substrate-binding protein — MDRRSFLTKSTIGGAAAGAAALAAPAYAQGNRTLTMVTTWGRGLAGVHDSAQRVADSITAMSDGQLTVDLKAAGELVGAFEVFDAVTSGQADMYHGADYYFVGQHPGYAFFTAVPFGMTAQELANWYYHAGGMELHDELGQIFGLKSFLGGNTGAQAGGWYRQEISSPEDFQGLKFRMPGLGGQALGKMGASVQNLPGSEVYQALASGAIDGTEWIGPWADEKAGFQEITKTYYTAGFHEPGAGLSVATNRDVFESLTPAQQKIIEIASAEAHQWNLAQFLTENGTALQRLQSGGVTVREFPDSVWDAMGTASREVLDENMGDELFKRIHDSAMESMRASSNWLTRSEGAYRSQRDRVMG, encoded by the coding sequence ATGGACCGCCGTTCATTCCTGACGAAATCCACCATCGGTGGCGCCGCCGCCGGTGCCGCCGCGCTGGCCGCACCCGCCTATGCGCAGGGCAACCGCACGCTCACGATGGTCACGACCTGGGGCCGCGGCCTCGCCGGCGTGCATGACAGCGCGCAGCGCGTCGCCGACAGCATCACCGCCATGTCGGACGGCCAGCTCACGGTCGATCTGAAGGCCGCGGGCGAGCTGGTCGGCGCCTTCGAGGTGTTCGACGCCGTCACCTCGGGCCAGGCCGACATGTACCACGGGGCTGACTACTACTTCGTGGGTCAGCACCCGGGCTATGCCTTCTTCACCGCGGTGCCCTTCGGCATGACCGCGCAGGAGCTGGCCAACTGGTACTACCATGCCGGCGGCATGGAGCTGCATGACGAGCTGGGCCAGATCTTCGGCCTGAAATCCTTCCTGGGCGGCAACACCGGCGCGCAGGCCGGCGGCTGGTACCGCCAGGAGATCTCCTCGCCCGAGGACTTCCAGGGCCTCAAGTTCCGCATGCCGGGCCTCGGCGGCCAGGCGCTGGGCAAGATGGGCGCCTCCGTCCAGAACCTGCCCGGCTCGGAAGTGTACCAGGCGCTGGCCTCCGGCGCGATCGACGGGACCGAGTGGATCGGGCCCTGGGCCGACGAGAAGGCCGGCTTCCAGGAGATCACCAAGACCTACTACACCGCGGGCTTCCACGAGCCGGGTGCCGGTCTTTCGGTGGCCACGAACCGCGACGTCTTCGAGAGCCTGACGCCCGCGCAGCAGAAGATCATCGAGATCGCCTCGGCGGAAGCGCACCAGTGGAACCTGGCGCAATTCCTGACCGAGAACGGCACCGCGCTGCAGCGTCTGCAGTCGGGCGGCGTGACCGTTCGCGAATTCCCCGACTCGGTCTGGGACGCGATGGGCACCGCCTCGCGCGAGGTTCTCGACGAGAACATGGGCGACGAGCTGTTCAAGCGGATCCACGACAGTGCCATGGAAAGCATGCGCGCCTC